The genomic segment GGTGTCACATGGACAGGGCTGAATGATGATGTCGAAGCCCTTGACAAAGCGCTCGACGCCTACAATGCCAAAACCGGTTACGACATTCCCATCCACGTGGATGCTGCAAGCGGCGGTTTCATCCTTCCGTTCCTGTATCCGGAAAAGAAATGGGACTTCCGTCTGAAATGGGTGCTCTCCATCAGTGTCAGCGGCCATAAGTTCGGCTTGGTGTATCCGGGTCTGGGATGGGTGGTTTGGAAAGGCAAGGAATACCTGCCCGAAGAGATGTCCTTCAGTGTAAACTATCTCGGCGCCAATATTACCCAAGTCGGATTGAACTTCTCCCGTCCTGCCGCACAAATCTTAGGGCAATACTATCAATTCATCCGTTTAGGTTTTCAAGGTTACAAAGAGGTACAATACAATTCACTCACAATAGCCAAGTACATCCATGATGAAATAGGGAAAATGGCTCCGTTTGTCAATTACTCTAATGAGGTGGTGAATCCGTTGTTCATCTGGTATCTGAAACCGGAATACGCCAAGACAGCCAAATGGACTCTCTACGACTTGCAGGACAAACTTTCACAACATGGTTGGATGGTTCCGGCATATACGCTGCCTTCCAAACTGGAGGAATATATTGTGATGCGTGTCGTTGTCCGTCAGGGATTCAGCCGCGACATGGCAGACATGCTGCTGGGCGACATAAAGAATGCCATTGCCGAACTGGAAAAGCTGGATTACCCCACCCCTACCCGTATGGCTCAGGAGAAAAATCTGCCGGTAGAAAGCAAAATATTCAATCATGGCGGAAGACGCCACAAAAAATGATAAAGCAAGAATCAGCTTATCATTCCACTGCTCTATTGTTTTAATACATTAAACAAAATATCGAATAAGGCTTTAGGAGACTGAAACTCAAATCTCCTATTCCTTATTCCATATTATTATATAGATTATGGAAAAGAAAATATCAATTTCACAGATCAGGGAAGTTGCCCAAGAAGTCTATGATGAGGTGAAAAAGCAAACAGGAGGCAAGAATGCGGATTACATCCCTTATCTTGCCAACATAGATTCCGGCCTGTTCGGTCTCAGCATCTGCCTGACAAACGGACAGACCATCAATATCGGAGATACAGATTACCGATTCGGCATAGAATCCGTATCAAAAGTACATACGGCCATACTCATCCTGCGCCAGTACGGTGCACAGAAAGTATTGGACATGATCGGCGCCGATGCCACGGGCCTGCCGTTCAACTCTATCATTGCCATTTTATTGGAGAACGACCACCCCTCCACTCCATTGGTCAATGCAGGCGCTATATCCGCTTGTTCCATGGTGCAGCCGACGGGTAATTCCGACAAGAAATGGAATGTCATCGTACAGAACATCACCGAGTTGTGCGGCTCTGCTCCACAGCTCATCGACGAGCTGTACCAATCGGAGACAGCTACGAATTTCAATAACCGTTCCATTGCATGGCTATTGAAAAACTACGACCGTATCTACGATGATCCGGAATTGGCGCTCGACCTTTATACCCGCCAATGTTCGTTGGGCGTCACAGCCGGGCAACTGAGCATTGCAGCCGGAACAATCGCCAACAATGGCGTTAATCCTGTCACCGGGCAACACGTATTCGAAGCCGGACTCGCGCCTAAAATAACTTCCATGATTTCCAGTGTAGGTTTCTACGAACATTCGGGCGACTGGATGTACACTGCCGGAATCCCTGCCAAAAGCGGTGTAGGCGGTGGCGTGATGGCTGTACTTCCCGGTGTAATGGGCATTTCCGCTTTCGCTCCTCCTCTGGATGAAGCCGGAAACTCCGTCAAAGCACAAATGTCTATCAGGTTCATCATGAACAGGCTCGGCCTGGGTGTATTCAACGGTGACAATGTGACAATTACGGAATAGATATGAAAACAGCTCTATCAGAATTCATAGTGCGGAAAAAAGGAATATACGGCATACTCCATGTAATCATCTTGCTGCTTTCGCTGTTCTTGGTTATCAGTATATCCGTTGACACGTTCAAAGGCATCCCTTTCTACGAGCAATCGGTGTACATGGAAGTGCAGTTATGGATTTGCGCATTGTTTCTGGCTGATTTTGTATTGGAATGGATTTTGGCAACCAACTGGAAGCGCTATGTCGCCACACATTTCATCTTCCTTTTGGTGGCCATTCCCTATCAGAATATCATTGCCTACATGGGTTGGACATTTTCACCCGAGATTACTTATATGCTGCGTTTCATCCCGCTGGTGCGGGGCGGATATGCAATGGCTATCGTGGTGGGCTGGCTGACGTACAATCGTGCATCGGGCTTGTTCGTGTCCTATCTGACAATGCTATTGGCTACCGTCTACTTTTCAAGTCTTGCCTTTTATGTCATGGAGCATGGAACCAATCCTTTGGTAACAGGTTATGGCGATGCTTTGTGGTGGGCGTTCATGGATGTGACAACGGTGGGTTCCAATATCATAGCGGTCACTGCCACCGGGCGGGTGTTGTCCGTTCTGTTGGCGGCATTAGGGATGATGATGTTTCCCATTTTCACAGTATATGTAACAAGTCTGGTAGAGAGGCGTAATAAGGAAAAACAGGACTATTACAAAAAGAATGATTTTTTCACCTAAAACCTTAATTTATGGCAAATATTAAACAAACAGTAAAGCTGGGCGTATTTACCCTGGCAATCATGAATGTGACGGCAGTAGTATCCCTTCGCGGACTGCCCGCCGAAGCCGTATACGGAATGAGTTCGGCTTTCTACTACTTATTTGCAGCCATAGTCTTTCTCATCCCGACGTCACTTGTCGCCGCTGAGCTGGCTGCCATGTTTCAGGACAAGCAAGGCGGTGTGTTCCGCTGGGTGGGTGAAGCCTACGGAAAGAAACTCGGCTTCCTCGCTATCTGGGTGCAGTGGATTGAAAGCACAATCTGGTATCCCACTGTGTTGACATTCGGTGCCGTATCCATTGCTTTCATCGGTATGAACGATGTGCACGACATGTCGTTGGCAAACAACAAGTACTACACGCTGGCAGTGGTGCTCGTAATCTACTGGCTGGCAACTTTCATTTCAATGAAAGGCATGGGCTGGGTAGGAAAAGTGGCAAAGGTGGGTGGCATGGTCGGTACTATCATCCCGGCAGCCCTGCTGATTATTTTGGGCATTGTCTATCTCGCTACGGGCGGCCACTCCAACATGGACTTCCATAGCAGTTTCTTCCCTGACCTGACGAATTTTGACAATGTGGTGCTTGCCGCAAGTATCTTCCTCTTCTATGCCGGAATGGAAATGGGCGGTATCCATGTGAAGGATGTAAACAATCCCTCCAAGAACTATCCGAAAGCGGTATTCATCGGTGCGTTGATCACAGTCATAATCTTTGTACTGGGCACTTTTTCCCTCGGTGTCATTATTCCTGCAAAAGACATCAGCCTGACGCAGAGCCTGCTGGTGGGTTTCGACAATTATTTCCATTATATCCATGCTTCCTGGCTGTCACCTATCATAGCCGTTGCGTTGGCTTTCGGTGTGCTGGCAGGTGTATTGACATGGGTTGCCGGTCCGTCCAAAGGTATCTTTGCAGTGGGCAAGGCGGGTTATCTGCCTCCGTTCTTCCAGAAGACAAACAAGCTGGGAGTGCAAAAGAACATACTTTATGTTCAAGGTATAGCCGTAACCGTATTGAGCCTCCTGTTCGTGGTTATGCCTTCGGTGCAGAGTTTCTATCAGATTTTGTCACAGCTGACGGTTATTCTTTATCTCATCATGTACATGCTGATGTTCTCCGGAGCCATTGCCTTGCGCTACAAGATGAAGAAGCTGAACCGCCCGTTCCGCATCGGCAAAGGCGGCAACGGCCTGATGTGGTTCATCGGTGGTTTGGGATTCTGTGGTTCATTGCTTGCATTTGTGCTGAGCTTCATCCCTCCAAGCCAGATTTCCACCGGTAGCAATGCCGTATGGTTCTCCGTACTGATTATCGGTGCGCTTGTTGTGGTGATTGCCCCGTTCATTATCTACGCTGCCAAGAAGCCAAGTTGGATTGACCCGAACACAACCTTCGAGCCGTTCCACTGGGAAGAACAGCCCAATACGCAAGTTGCGGGTAAAACCGTCTCTAAAGAATAAAGAAGAGACTTGGCACACCATAACTACACACAAGTTCCCCCTTTCCACGCTTGGAAAGGGGGAACTTTCAAACAAACAAATAAGCACAGACAGTGATTCACATCCTCATCCGGCCCAAAACCAAAGAACGAATCGAGGGCGAGGAAAAACCCGGCCCTCTAAACTCCCCGGTGTTCCTTAAGGGCAATCAATAACAATACCCTGAGAATAAACTAAAAACATAGAATAACATTATTTCGTGATACAAGGTTGCTGCACAACTTTGCAGTGCAACAACTTCGTAACAATGCGGCTACTGTCAGTTGCCGCGGACACAGCGCACAGGAAAACCAAACATACGACCTGCAGCGGATTCTATCAGAGATATCCGGGTAGCGTCTCCATACAGAAAGCCAGCCCTTGTAGTACTATTATCATGCGGCGAGGCAGACCAACATGAAATCAGATGTCCAACGTAGCAAAGTGTTTTGTCATTGATACGTCCACCGGCTGCTGGATAGAACGCCACATTGCTTCCATCACCCCTTGCCGCATCTCCGGTAGTTAAAAAACGACGTCCAAACACAGGAAAAGCTGAGTCCATAAAACCTTGCAAATTGGAAGAAACCACTTTATCACCATCTACCACATTAAACTCAGCTTCTGTGTTCGTGCTATATCCATTTGCAGTAGTCAAAAAATTAGTCCATACATCCCGCAGAGGCATGTGATAACCATAAGGACAAGGATCATAAATAGTTTTTGTTACAGTTTTCGTTGCAAAGAGATTACTGTTTGATTCGTCAAGAATGTCACTACCCCACAACTTATTGGATACTTTCCAAGGAAGTGTATTCTTATGCGCTGCCCAAATCCAGCTCAAAGAGATTCCTGTTCCCCCAGGAGCAGATGCATCAGCACCATTACTCATCACATATACCAAAGGATTCTCTACTACATAGGTAAGCTGTCTACTAATAGCTGCTGCATCGGTTCCTTGACCACTTATCGCTCGACTATTTGTTAAATATTTGGGGTTATCTGCCATAATCAACTGTCTCGTAACCAACACCCCGTCCGCATCATAAGAGGGAATAAGTTCTGCATCGTCCGTTCTTGTCATTACACCCGCACCGGGGAACGGGTCTTTACGACCAAACTGGTAAATGAGGCCATACGTCTTTATAACCTCTGCTTCCGTTTTAGAAGCCGGCATTGCGCTTGCAGCACCCAAATTACGGTCCATCATCTTGAAAGTCCGTTTAGTTATGTTTTCATACCCGCTAATATTGTTACGAGGGCGCGTCTCGTATGTCTGTTCCTTGATATTATCTCCACCAAACGCTGCCGTTGCCCAGATATGCCAGCTCCAAAGGATTTTGGAAGCTCCGTCTTTGGCGGCAACCACTGCATTGCCCTCAGGAGCACTGCCCAGCTTGAACACGATATAGCCGTTGCGGGAATAGCCCACGTAGTCCAGTGTGTGAACAGTCCCATTGTTATCGCGGGTTTCCCACACAAGGCCTGCCTTGACGGGAGAAATCTTATCACCCGCAGGAATTACGGCTCCCGTATAAGAGATATCCTCCGCAGTCTGCGCACCATTGCCGCGGACTGTGGCCTTGAAGCGATACCATTTATTGGCATCGGTGGTTTTCACCACATAGCAATTGGCTGTCCGCGTTCCGGCAGCACTCAAATCCTTGCCCACCAGCACACGACCGTCGTCCAAGTTAGTGCCTCTAATGCTGGCATTCACTGTATATTTCGTATTGCGTGTCACATTGAAATCGGCAGGGTCGTTATCTCCCAGATAAATGGCATAGGCTACATCGCGGGCCGTACCATTCTGAGGGGTATAACTCCCTTCTATCAGGATATACGTAGCCGTAGCGGGCGCATTGCCCTCGTAGCGGTCTTTCCAATCGGACAGGGAGGTGGTTCCCGCCATGTTTTCAGGGATGTACCAAGTAATTGTGTTGGAGTTATCGCTCGTGTAGTCGGTAAGCTCTGCCGAAGTAGTCGGAGCAGTCGATTCTACATAATAGAGTTTCTTTGCTACATTCATCAGCTTGATGGCCCTCACTGTAAATAAATCAGCTCCATTCGGAAGAGTCAGGTTCAGGCTGACTTTGGCAACCGAACGGGTCAGTGAGACTGCAAGTGTGTTGGCTGTATTCGAGTCGAAGTTGTCGTTGCTGCCGCACATAGGCAGGTTGTCACCTGTTCCTTTGCCCGAAGTCACTTCGGCTGCCAACTTCTTGAAGTCGGCCAGTGAGCTTCCGTATGCCACTCTCGAAGTCAGGTCGCCCACGTTTGCCAGCACATATACGGTGCACGCGCCCATTCCCGTAGCCAGAGAGATGTCGGTTGTAAGTGTTCCCGTTCCTAAGGATATGTGTCCGCTGTATTTCAGTGTATTAGTGGCGTTTTCAAACTGAAAGACGCAGATTTCGCTTACTGCATCCTCTTGGGCGTCGGTCAGGCTTGCGCGTGTTTGGAGATGTGCTCCGGCATCTGTTGCAGAATTCATCTGCGTCCCGGCATCTGTTGCGAAATGTGCCCCGGCATAATCCGGAGCTTTATCCGCTTCCTCGCCCAGCACCAAGTCCAGCGAGTTGTCGCCGCGTGCACGAGTGACACCTCCGGTGTCATGCATGGGAGCCATGCCAAGCGCAAGTTTCACCGACATGGTATCGACATTGGGAGTTATGTTCTGCTGAATCTCGTCTCCATCCGTACAGGAAAGAGAGCAAAGAGAAGCCGCTATACATAACCCGAAAATACTTGTTATCTTCATAATTATTATTTCATTTTTTCCATTTTACATGTTGCACATAGGTTATATGTTGTTTATATGTCCTATGCTTACATATTATATACTTACATGTCCTATGTATACATGTTTATATATTGCATGTTTATATACTGCATGTTTTTACACTGAATCCGGATCATCACTCCCCGGTAGTTTTCCATCACCGGTGGTAGCAGGTACATCCTTTGTTCCCGCCCAACTGCCGGAGTTCACATTCGTGCTCCCGCCGCCCGTTTCGCCCAGTAGAGTCTGCGAAGAAGCCCAGGGCAGACCGTTTATCGTACTCAGGCCATAGTTGCCGAACAGGACATCCAAATCGGGATTGAGAATCCACTGTCCCGTACTGACAGTGGGGTTGCCACCGCCTGTTTCGCCCGGCACAGTCACATTCTCCCAAGCCCCCACAATCACCGTAATCGGAGCTGAAGCGCCTATATCGCCCTGACCGCCCATTACGCTCTCACCCCAAGGCACCACCGTCAGCGTCAGTTGCATG from the Bacteroides eggerthii genome contains:
- the glsA gene encoding glutaminase A — encoded protein: MEKKISISQIREVAQEVYDEVKKQTGGKNADYIPYLANIDSGLFGLSICLTNGQTINIGDTDYRFGIESVSKVHTAILILRQYGAQKVLDMIGADATGLPFNSIIAILLENDHPSTPLVNAGAISACSMVQPTGNSDKKWNVIVQNITELCGSAPQLIDELYQSETATNFNNRSIAWLLKNYDRIYDDPELALDLYTRQCSLGVTAGQLSIAAGTIANNGVNPVTGQHVFEAGLAPKITSMISSVGFYEHSGDWMYTAGIPAKSGVGGGVMAVLPGVMGISAFAPPLDEAGNSVKAQMSIRFIMNRLGLGVFNGDNVTITE
- a CDS encoding DUF4906 domain-containing protein, translating into MKITSIFGLCIAASLCSLSCTDGDEIQQNITPNVDTMSVKLALGMAPMHDTGGVTRARGDNSLDLVLGEEADKAPDYAGAHFATDAGTQMNSATDAGAHLQTRASLTDAQEDAVSEICVFQFENATNTLKYSGHISLGTGTLTTDISLATGMGACTVYVLANVGDLTSRVAYGSSLADFKKLAAEVTSGKGTGDNLPMCGSNDNFDSNTANTLAVSLTRSVAKVSLNLTLPNGADLFTVRAIKLMNVAKKLYYVESTAPTTSAELTDYTSDNSNTITWYIPENMAGTTSLSDWKDRYEGNAPATATYILIEGSYTPQNGTARDVAYAIYLGDNDPADFNVTRNTKYTVNASIRGTNLDDGRVLVGKDLSAAGTRTANCYVVKTTDANKWYRFKATVRGNGAQTAEDISYTGAVIPAGDKISPVKAGLVWETRDNNGTVHTLDYVGYSRNGYIVFKLGSAPEGNAVVAAKDGASKILWSWHIWATAAFGGDNIKEQTYETRPRNNISGYENITKRTFKMMDRNLGAASAMPASKTEAEVIKTYGLIYQFGRKDPFPGAGVMTRTDDAELIPSYDADGVLVTRQLIMADNPKYLTNSRAISGQGTDAAAISRQLTYVVENPLVYVMSNGADASAPGGTGISLSWIWAAHKNTLPWKVSNKLWGSDILDESNSNLFATKTVTKTIYDPCPYGYHMPLRDVWTNFLTTANGYSTNTEAEFNVVDGDKVVSSNLQGFMDSAFPVFGRRFLTTGDAARGDGSNVAFYPAAGGRINDKTLCYVGHLISCWSASPHDNSTTRAGFLYGDATRISLIESAAGRMFGFPVRCVRGN
- a CDS encoding glutamate decarboxylase, which translates into the protein MEDLNFRKGDAKTDVFGSNRMLQPSPVEKIPDGPTTPEIAYQMVKDETFAQTQPRLNLATFVTTYMDEYATKLMNEAININYIDETEYPRIAVMNGKCINIVANLWNSPEKDTWKTGALAIGSSEACMLGGVAAWLRWRKKRQAQGKPFDKPNFVISTGFQVVWEKFAQLWQIEMREVPLTLDKTTLDPEEALKMCDENTICIVPIQGVTWTGLNDDVEALDKALDAYNAKTGYDIPIHVDAASGGFILPFLYPEKKWDFRLKWVLSISVSGHKFGLVYPGLGWVVWKGKEYLPEEMSFSVNYLGANITQVGLNFSRPAAQILGQYYQFIRLGFQGYKEVQYNSLTIAKYIHDEIGKMAPFVNYSNEVVNPLFIWYLKPEYAKTAKWTLYDLQDKLSQHGWMVPAYTLPSKLEEYIVMRVVVRQGFSRDMADMLLGDIKNAIAELEKLDYPTPTRMAQEKNLPVESKIFNHGGRRHKK
- the gadC gene encoding putative glutamine/gamma-aminobutyrate antiporter GadC, which encodes MANIKQTVKLGVFTLAIMNVTAVVSLRGLPAEAVYGMSSAFYYLFAAIVFLIPTSLVAAELAAMFQDKQGGVFRWVGEAYGKKLGFLAIWVQWIESTIWYPTVLTFGAVSIAFIGMNDVHDMSLANNKYYTLAVVLVIYWLATFISMKGMGWVGKVAKVGGMVGTIIPAALLIILGIVYLATGGHSNMDFHSSFFPDLTNFDNVVLAASIFLFYAGMEMGGIHVKDVNNPSKNYPKAVFIGALITVIIFVLGTFSLGVIIPAKDISLTQSLLVGFDNYFHYIHASWLSPIIAVALAFGVLAGVLTWVAGPSKGIFAVGKAGYLPPFFQKTNKLGVQKNILYVQGIAVTVLSLLFVVMPSVQSFYQILSQLTVILYLIMYMLMFSGAIALRYKMKKLNRPFRIGKGGNGLMWFIGGLGFCGSLLAFVLSFIPPSQISTGSNAVWFSVLIIGALVVVIAPFIIYAAKKPSWIDPNTTFEPFHWEEQPNTQVAGKTVSKE
- a CDS encoding potassium channel family protein; translated protein: MKTALSEFIVRKKGIYGILHVIILLLSLFLVISISVDTFKGIPFYEQSVYMEVQLWICALFLADFVLEWILATNWKRYVATHFIFLLVAIPYQNIIAYMGWTFSPEITYMLRFIPLVRGGYAMAIVVGWLTYNRASGLFVSYLTMLLATVYFSSLAFYVMEHGTNPLVTGYGDALWWAFMDVTTVGSNIIAVTATGRVLSVLLAALGMMMFPIFTVYVTSLVERRNKEKQDYYKKNDFFT